The window ACCGCTGCTCTCGGTCTTCGGCGGCAAGATCACCACGGCGCGCCGGCTGGCGGAAGCTGCGGTCGAAAAGCTTGCCGCCGCCGTGCCGGCGCTGCGTGCATCGCCCTGGACGGCCGGGGCACATCTGCCCGGCGGCGATTTCCCCGTCGAGGGTTTCGAGGGATTGGTCGAGCACATCTGCGCGGCCCGCCCCTGGCTCGAGCGCAAGCTGGCGCGCCGGCTCGCCCGCGCCTATGGCACTCGCGCGGAAACCCTGCTCGAAGGCGCCAAGGCGATGGCCGATCTCGGCCGGGTCTTCGGCGCCGACCTGACCGAGCGCGAGGTCGCCTGGCTGATGAGCCAGGAATGGGCTGGGAGCGCCGAGGACGTGCTGTTCCGGCGCAGCAAGCTCGGCCTGCGCTTTTCGCCCGAGCAGCGTCGGGCGCTCGACGAGTACATGGCGGCGAAAGTCTCGCCTGCTGCTCCCCTTCGGGCGGAGGCGCGCGGATGAGCCTGACGCTCGACAGTATCGGCCTGACGCGCGGCGCGCAGACCCTGCTCGCCGACATCTCGCTGACGCTGGAGAGAGGCTCGCTCAACGTCCTGCTCGGCGCGACGCTCGCGGGCAAGACCTCGCTGATGCGGCTGATGGCCGGGCTCGACGCACCGAGCACCGGCAAGGTTCTGGTCGAGGGCCGCGACGTCACCGGGCTGCCGGTGCAGAAGCGCAATGTCGCGATGGTCTACCAGCAGTTCATCAACTACCCGGCGCTGTCGGTCTACGAGAACATCGCCTCGCCGCTGCGTGTCGCCCGCTTGCCGGCGAATGAGATCGATGCCCGGGTCAAGAGCGCCGCAGCGCTGCTGCGGCTCGAGCCCTATCTTCAGCGCAAGCCGCTCGAGCTCTCCGGCGGTCAGCAGCAGCGCACCGCGATCGCCCGCGCGCTGGTGAAGCGAGCCGAACTGGTGCTGCTCGACGAGCCGCTCGCCAATCTCGACTACAAGCTCCGCGAGGAATTGCGCGAGGAACTGCCGCGCATCTTCGCCGAATCCGGCGCGATCTTCGTCTACGCCACCACCGAGCCGAGCGAGGCGCTGCTGCTCGGCGGCAATACCGCCACGCTCTTCCAGGGTCGGGTGACCCAGTTCGGCCCGACCGCGCAGGTCTATCGCCAGCCGCATGACCTTGTGACCGCGCAGGTCTTCTCGGATCCACCGCTCAACACGCTTTCCGGCACCAAGCAGGGCGGGGAAGTCCGGCTCTCGACCGGCCAGAGCATTCCTGCCACGGGAGCTTTCGCGAGCGTGCCTGATGGCGCCTACACGATCGGCTTCCGCGCCCATCACCTCGCGCTCGATGCGTTGCCGGCGCCGGCGATTGCGCTGCAGGCAAGCGTCTCCGTCTCCGAGATCACCGGCTCGGAATCCTTCGTCCATCTCGATGTCGGCGCGCACCGCTTGATCGCGCTGGTGCCGGGCGTGCGGCGTCTGGAGCCGGGCGCGGCCGTGACAGCCTGGCTCGATCCCGCCCGGATCTTCCTGTTCGATGCTGCCGGCGGGCTCGCCGCGGCAGCTCCGGCAAAGGCGGCGTGAGATGGCCAGGATCACGCTCGACAAACTGGCCCATGCCTACAAGCCCAACCCGCAGGGGCCGCAGGACTATGCCCTGCGCGAGGTCGACCATGTCTGGCGCCAGGGCGGCGCCTATGCGCTGCTCGGCCCCTCCGGCTGCGGCAAGACCACGCTGCTCAACATCATCTCCGGTCTCGTCGTGCCGACGCGCGGGCGCATCCTGTTCGACGACAAGGATGTGACGAAGCTGCCGACCGAGGCGCGCAACATCGCCCAGGTCTTCCAGTTTCCGGTCGTCTACGACACGATGACGGTGCGTGAGAACCTCGCCTTCCCGCTGAAGAACCGCGGCGTCGCGCGGGCCGAGATCGAGGCCCGCGTCGCCGAGATCGCCGGCCTGCTCGACCTGACCTCGGCGCTCGACCGCAAGGCGAGCCGGCTCGGGGCCGACGCCAAGCAGAAGATCTCGCTCGGACGCGGGCTGGTCCGGCCCGACGTCGCCGCGATCCTGTTCGACGAGCCGCTGACCGTCATCGACCCGCATCTGAAATGGCAATTGCGCTCGATGCTGAAGGAGCTGCACCGCAAGCTCGACCTGACCATGATCTACGTCACCCACGACCAGACGGAAGCTCTGACCTTCGCCGACACCGTGGTGGTGATGCATGATGGCGGGGTGGTGCAGACCGGCACGCCCGAGGAGCTGTTCCAGCATCCGGCCCACACCTTCGTCGGCCATTTCATCGGCTCGCCCGGCATGAACGTGCTGCCCTGCGCGGTAGAGGGCGCGCGCGCGAGCCTCGCCGGACAGGAGATCGCGCTGGCGCGGCACTATCCTTCGCTCGCCGGCAAGGTCGAGCTCGGCATCCGGCCGGAATACGCGACACTCGCGCCAAGCGGCGCCGGCCTGCCGGTTCGGATCGCGCGCATCGACGATATCGGCCGCGCCCGCATCGCCCGCGTCGAGCTCGGCGGCCTCAAGCTGGCCGCGAGCGTGCCGGAAGGCGCGAGCTTCGATGGCGATCAGGCCGCGCTTTCGCTGCAGGCAGGTCAGATCCACATCTACAGTGACGGCCACCTGGTCAAAGGCGAAGCGCTCGCGGGAGGCCAGCCATGAAGCCGGTCAACCAGAAGGCCTGGCTGCTCGTCCTGCCGGTGCTGCTGATCGTCGCCTTCTCGGCGGTGATCCCGCTGATGACGGTGGTGAACTATTCAGTCCAGGATTCCTTCGGCAACAACCAGTTCTTCTGGAATGGCGTCGGCTGGTTCGCCGAATTGCTCGATCCCAAGAGCGATCTCGGCTCGCGCTTCTACGACTCGCTCTGGCGCAATCTCGCCTTCTCGGGAATCATCCTCGCCATCGAGATTCCGCTCGGCATCCTGGTGGCGCTGTCGATGCCGCGCCAGGGCTGGACGGTCTCGGCGACGCTGGTGCTGATGGCGCTACCGCTGCTAATCCCGTGGAACGTCGTCGGCACGATCTGGCAGATCTTCGCGCGCGGCGACATCGGCCTGTTCGGCGCCGCGATCAACGGGCTCGGCATCCGCTACAATTACGTCTCCGACCCGGTCGCCGCCTGGTTCACCATCATCGTGATGGATGTCTGGCACTGGACCTCGCTGGTCGCGCTGCTCTGCTATGCCGGCCTGAAGTCGATCCCTGACGCCTATTATCAGGCGGCGCGCATCGATGGCGCCTCGCGCTGGGCCGTGTTCCGCACCATCCAGCTGCCGAAGATGAACCGTGTGCTTTTGATCGCCGTGCTGCTGCGCTTCATGGACTCGTTCATGATCTACACCGAGCCCTTCGTCGTCACCGGTGGCGGCCCCGGCAATTCGACGACCTTCCTCTCGATCGAGCTGGTCAAGCTCGCTCTCGGCCAGTTCGACCTCGGCAAGGCGGCGGCGCTCTCGATCGTCTACAACCTGATCATCCTCGCCGTGTGCTGGGTGTTCTACACGGTGATGACCACCGCCGATGCGTGGGCCGACTCTGAAGCGGGGAGGGGCTGATGCGCGGCGGCCGGTTGATCCTCTCGCTCTATCTGATCGCGCTGATGTTGCCGATCTACTGGCTCGTCAACATGAGCTTCAAGACCAACACCGAGATCACCAACGCGCTGACGCTCTGGCCGCGGACCTTCACGTTCAACAACTACGCCAAGATCTTCACCGACCCGAGCTGGTACAACGGCTACATCAACTCGCTGCAATATGTGGCGCTGAACACCCTGCTCTCGCTCGCCTTCGCGCTGCCGGCGGCCTACGCCTTCTCACGCTACCGTTTCCTCGGCGACAAGCATTTGTTCTTCTGGCTGCTCTCGAACCGGATGGCGCCGCCGGCGGTGTTCGCGCTGCCGTTCTTCAACCTCTATTCCGCGATCGGCCTGTTCGACACGCCGCTCGCGGTCGCCCTCGCCCACTGCCTGTTCAATGTGCCGCTGGCAGTCTGGATCCTCGAAGGTTTCATGTCCGGCGTACCGCGCGAGATCGACGAGACCGCGGCGATCGACGGCTATTCCTTCCCGCGCTTCTTCGTGAAGATCTTCATGCCGCTGATCGCATCCGGCATCGGCGTCGCCGCCTTCTTCTGCTTCATGTTCTCCTGGGTCGAGCTCCTGCTGGCGCGCACGCTGACCAGCGTCAGCGCCAAGCCGATCGCGGCGACCATGACCAGAACGGTCTCGGCCGCCGGCATGGACTGGGGGGTGCTCGCGGCAGCCGGCGTGCTGACGCTGATCCCCGGCGCGCTCGTGATCTGGTTCGTCCGCAACTACATCGCCAAGGGCTTCGCCCTGGGGAGGGTGTGATGGAACTCGCCTGGATGGCCTGGACCTGGCAGACCGGCGTCTTCTTCGCCGGCATCGCCAGCCTGCTCCTGATCCTGACGCTGCTCGCGGTCTTCCGGCCCGAGACCGAGCGCGTCGGCGTGCTCGGCATCGCCACCACGCGCGGCGACCGGCTCTTCATCTCGCTGCTCGGCAGCGCCTTCATTCACCTCGCCTGGCTCGGCATCATTGGCCAGCCGCTGTGGTGGGCTTCCGGCCTCGCGCTCCTCTATGCCGCAGCGGTCTTCCGCTTCGTCTGAAGAGCCGGCCCAACAACAAGAAACGACCGACCCCGGAGAAGGGGCGGCACCCAAGGGAAACATCGGAGGACAACGATGACGACGCTCAGCAGGACCCTCACCAGCAAGACCGTTGCCAGCCTGACCGGCGCGAGCCTGTTCGCGCTCGCGCTCGCCGCCGGACCGGCCCTCGCCGGCCCCGAGGAAGCGCGCAAATGGATCGACAGCGAATTCCAGCCCTCGACGCTCTCCAAGGAGGAGCAGCAGAAGGAGATGGAGTGGTTCGTCAATGCGGCGAAGCCTTTCGCCGGCATGGAAATCAACATCGTCTCGGAGACGATCACCACGCATGAATACGAGGCCAAGACCCTGGCCAAGGCCTTCAGCGAGATCACAGGCATCAAGCTGACGCACGACCTGATCCAGGAAGGCGACGTGGTCGAGAAGATCCAGACGCAGATGCAGTCCGGCAAGAACATCTATGATGGCTGGATCAACGATTCCGACCTGATCGGCACGCATTTCCGCTACAAGCAGGCGACGAACCTGACCGACTGGATGGCCGGGCCGGGCAAGGACGTCACCAATCCGCAGCTCGACATCGACGACTTCATCGGCAAGTCCTTCGGCACCGGGCCGGATGGCAAGCTCTACCAGCTGCCGGTGCAGCAGTTCGCGAACCTCTACTGGTTCCGCTACGACTGGTTCCAGCGCGCCGACCTCAAGGAGAAGTTCAAGGCCAAATACGGCTACGATCTCGGCGTGCCCGTGAACTGGTCGGCCTATGAGGACATCGCCGAGTTCTTCACCAACGACGTCAAGGAAATCGACGGCACCAAGATCTTCGGCCATATGGACTATGGCAAGAAGGACCCATCGCTCGGCTGGCGCTTCACCGACGCCTGGCTCTCCATGGCCGGCAATGGCGATAAGGGCATCCCGAACGGCCTGCCGGTCGATGAATGGGGCATCCGGATGGAGGGCTGCCGCCCGGTCGGCTCCGCGGTCGAGCGCGGCGGCGACACCAACGGCCCGGCGGCGGTCTACTCGATCACCAAATATGTCGACTGGCTGAAGAAGTATGCTCCCCCGCAGGCGCAAGGCATGACCTTCGGCGAGTCCGGGCCGGTGCCGGCGCAAGGGACGATCGCCCAGCAGATCTTCTGGTACACCGCCTTCACCGCCGACATGGTCAAGCCCGGCCTGCCGGTGATGAGCGCGGACGGCAAGCCGAAATGGCGGATGGCGCCCTCGCCCAAGGGCTCCTACTGGAAGGACGGGATGAAGCTCGGCTACCAGGACGCCGGCTCGGCGACCCTGCTCAACTCGACCCCGGTCGAGCGCCGCAAGGCGGCCTGGCTCTATCTGCAGTTCATCGTCTCGAAGACGGTCAGCCTGAAGAAGAGCCATGTCGGTCTGACCTTCATCCGCGAGAGCGACATCTGGGACAAGAGCTTCACCGAGCGCGCTCCGCAGCTCGGCGGGCTGATCGAGTTCTACCGCTCACCGGCGCGCGTGCAGTGGACCCCGACCGGCAACAACGTCCCGGACTATCCGCGCCTCGCCCAGCTCTGGTGGCAGAACATCGGCGACGCCTCCTCCGGCGCCAAGACCCCGCAGGCGGCGATGGACGCGCTCGCGGCGGCCCAGGACTCGGTGATGGAGCGCCTGGAGCGCTCCGGCGTGCAGGGCGATTGCGGGCCGAAGCTCAACCCGCGTACCACGGCCGAGGAGTGGTTCGCCAAGGCCGAGAAGGCCGGCACGCTGGCGCCGCAGCGCAAGCTCGCCAACGAGAAGCCGAAGGGCGAAACGATCGACTACGACACGCTGATCAAGAGCTGGCCGGCGTCTCCGCCCAAGCGCAGCTGAGCCCCCTCCTCCCGGCTCAAAAGCGCGAAAGGGGCGCGGCAGCAATGCCGCGCCCCCGATTTTTTGATGGGCTTTGCCCGGTGGGCTATTGCTGGGTGGCGCTCTCATCCATCCACATCACCTCCCAGACATGGCCGTCGAGGTCCTGGAAGCCGTGGGCGTACATGAAGCCGTAATCCTTCGGCTCGCTATAGGTCGTGCCGCCGGCGCCGAGTGCCGCCTTGACGATCGCATCGACCGCCTCGCGGCTGTCGCGCGAGAGCGCGGTGAGCACCTCCAGCGACTGGCTGGTGTCGGCGATCGGCTTGGGCGAAAAGCCGGCGAATTTCTCATGGGTCAGCAGCATCGCGAAGATCGTCTCGCTGATCACCATGCAGGCGGCGGTCTCGTCGGTGAATTGCGGGTTGAAGGAGAAGCCGAGCGCCTCGAAGAAAGCGATCGATTTCGGCAGGTCCTTCACCGGCAGGTTGACGAAGATCATCTGGGGCATTTTGTGCTCCTTGGCAGCATTGTTCTGGGGTCGGCACCGTCTGTCGGATGCATCGGCCAGTGGGCCGGGGCGATGTGGCGCGGCTATGACACGGCCAGAAGCGCCTGCCTGAGCCTGGCCGGTTCGACGACGTTGGCGAGTTGGGCATCGACCGCGTCATGCGTGCGCTGCCAGATCGGCATGGCGCGTGCGAGCAGGGCAATTCCCTCAGGCGTAATTGCCAGGAGCCGGCTGCGGCGGTCCTTCTCGCCCGCAGCCACGACGACGAGGCCGCGGCGCTCCAGCGGCTTCAGCGCCGCGGTCAGCGTCGTCCGATCCATGCCGAGCAGGCTCGCGACCGGGCCGATCGGCGGCGGCTCCGGCCGGTTCAGCGACATCAGGAGGGAGAATTGCTGATTGGTGAGATCAACCGGGCGCAGCGCCTCGTCGAACAGCCGCGCCAGCGCCCGCGCCGCACGCTGGACATGCAGGCACAGGCAATGGTCGCGCACATGCAGCGTCGTGGCGAAGGGGACGAGGGCTTCGAGGGGTGCTTCCGGTGATTTTGACATCGTTCAGATATGTTGATATCAACGCAACAAGATTAAGCTGAAGAGCTGGGGGCTGCAAGGAGGCGATGATGGAGCATCATGTGGTTCCCCGATCCGAATGGCTTGAGGCGCGCAAGGCCCTGCTCAGCCGCGAGAAAGAGTTCACCCGGCTGCGCGATCAGATCAATGCCGAGCGCCTCGCTCTGCCCTGGGTCAAGGTCGACAAGGACTACGTTTTCGATACGCCTGCGGGCAAGAAGACGCTCGCCGAATTGTTCGACGGCCGCAGCCAGCTGGTAATCTACCATTTCATGTTCGGACCGGACTGGGAGGCCGGCTGCCCCGGCTGTTCCTTCATGGCCGACCATTTCGACGGCACGCTGGCGCATCTCAACAATCACGACGTCACGCTGGTGACCGTCTCGCGCGCGCCGCTCGCCAAGATCGAGGCCTACAAGACACGCATGGGCTGGAGCTTCCCCTGGGTCTCCTCCTTCGGCAGCGATTTCAACTTCGACTACCATGTCTCCTTCAGCCGGGAGGAGCTCGCCAAGGGCCCGGTGCTCTACAATTTCACCCAGACGCCGGCCGAACAGGCCCATGACGAACTTCCGGGCACCAGCGCCTTCATCCGCAACGAGGCCGGCGAGGTCTTCCATACCTACTCGTCCTATGCCCGTGGCGGCGAGGAGATGCTGGGTACGCTGATGATCCTCGACCGGGCGCCGAAAGGCCGCAACGAGAGTTCGACGCTGAGCTTCATCAAGCGTCATGACGAGTATGAGGACCAGCCGAAAGCCCATGCCTGCTGCGCCGCCTGAGGCGCAGCGAGCCAGACCACGCGCATAGGGTTGGTGGGATGCCCATTCCCGCGAGGGGATGGGCTTGGGGCGCGTGTTTTTCCAGTAGTCCGGCTGCCTACCGTCATTGCGAGGAGGCGAAGCCGAGGAAGCAATCCAGGGACGGCAGAGTTTCACGTCTTCTGGATTGCTTCGCTTCGCTCGCAATGACGACTAACCACGCGCCACGGTCGCCCGCTGCACGATCCCCGCCAGCTCAGGCGAGGGGTCGAGCGTGCCGAAGACATAGCCCCAGTCGGCGTCGAGCCGCGAGCGGCAGAAGGTCTCGAATACGGTCTCGTCGGCATGTTTCCTGAGCTCTGATGCCTGCAGCGCATAGGCCATCAGATTCGCGAGCCGGCGGCCATGGCCGTCATCGTTGCGGGGCTTGGCAGCCTCGTCGCCGAGCCGGTCCAGCCAGCGGTCGAGGGCGCGGTTGGCGCCGCGCGCTGCGCCGACCTCGTTCATGAAGGCCTCCTTGGTGCGCGGCTCGCGATTGAAGGCGCGCAGCACGTCCATGCACATCATGTTCGAGGTGCCCTCCCAGATCGCGTTGAGCGGCGCCTCGCGATAGAGCCGCGCCATCGGGTTCTCCTCGATGAAGCCGTTACCGCCATGGCATTCCAGGGCTTCGACAACGAAGGCGGCGGCGCGCTTGCAGTTCCAGAACTTCGCCAGCGGGGTGGTGACGCGGGCGAGATGACGCTCCTCCTCGGAGGTCTCCATCGCATCGGTCGCGGCGGCGACGCGGAAGGCCATCAGCGTCGAGGCCTCGGAATCGATCGCGAGGTCGGCAAGGATGTTGGTCATCATCGGCTGCTCGGCGAGCGACGAACCGAACCCCTTACGCGACTGGGTGTGGTTCAGCGCCAGCGTCAGCGCCTGGCGCATCAGCCCGGCCGAGCCGACGGCGAAGTCGAGACGGGTTAGATGAGCGTGGCTGAGGATTTCCTTGATGCCGGCGCCCTCCTCGCCGACCAGCCAGCCCAGGCATTCGCGGAATTCGACCTCGGAGGAGGCATTCGAGCGGTTGCCGGCCTTGTCCTTGAGGCGCTGGATCTGCAGCCGGTTGCGGTTGCCATCGGGCAGGAAGCCCGGGCAGAACAGGCAGGAGACGCCGCTCTGCGTCTGCGCCAAGGTAAAGAACCCGTCCGATTGCGGCACCGAGAAGAACCATTTGTGCCCGGTGATCAGATAGACCCGGCCTTCCGGCGTATCCTCGAGGAAGCGGGCCGTGGTCTGGGTCTGGCGCAGGTCGGAGCCGCCCTGCTTCTCGGTCATCGCATAGCCGATGCTGGCGCCGGTCTTCTGCGTGACTGGCAAGGGGCGCTTGTCGTAGCGCCCCGAGGTGATCTTCTGCCGCCAGAGTGCGAATTCCGGCTGGGCGAGGCCGGGAAAGGCGGCATAGGTCATGCCGGTCGGGCACCCCGTCCCGTGCTCGATCTGGTTCCAGAGATAGGACAAGACGGCGCGGCCGAGATGGCCGTTCGGCTCCTTCGTCGTCCAGGCGAGCGATGGCACCTCATGGGCGAAGGCGAGCGCCATCAGCTCGTGCCAGGCCGGATGGAAGTCGATCCAGTCGATGCGATTGCCATAGCGGTCATGGCTCTCGAGTTCCGGGCCATGGCGGTTGGCGAGACGGGCGAGCTCCTGCACCTCGGCATCGCCGGCATGGGCTCCGAGTGCCGCCGCCTTGTCTGCGACCCAGGGCGCGCCGCGCGTGACGATCCCTTGCAGCACCGCATCGTCGGAGAAGGCATTCCAGCCCGTGGCGGGCCGGGCCTGGTTGAGGACCTGGTGGGTGGCGTTCGCGTGGATGTTCATTCCGCCGCCTCCGGTGTTGTTACGCGCTCGGGCACCTCGCAACCGGTCACGCAGCAGCGCCCTGGCTGCTTTGAAGCGCGCGAACCGTCGGCGAGCACGCCGCGATCGAGAAGGCTCTCGACCAGCGCGACCTTTTCCATGACGGGATAGTTGCGCCAGATCTCGCGCTTCATCGCCTCGGGCGAGCCGCCGCCATGCAGCGAGATCACCGAATACCAGCCGGCCTCCTTGGAGACGGTGAGGTCCTCGATGAAGCGGGCGACCTCGGCGCGCTGCTCATAGGGGATGTCCGGCCGCCCAGTCAGCACGGCCGCGAGCGACGCTGATGTCTCAGGGTTGTGATCCTCGTCCGGGCCGGGCAGCGCCACGATCAAGCCTCCCGAAACATAGTGAGCAATGCGGTGCATGTCGTAGATCTTGGTAGCGAGCAGCAGCTTGCCGATATTGGCGAAAACTGCGTCCGGCATCGCCACGCTCGAGGCGTCCTTGCTGCAATAGACGGAGGCTGCGACGCCGCAGGCGAAGAAGCTCTCGGTAATGGTGATCAGCTCGACCAACTGCTCACGGACATGGGAATGCCTGTCGGCATCGAGCCCATTGGCCTCGAGCATCAGCGCGCCGGCGCCGATCAAGAGGTCGCCGAAGCCGGCCCGCGCCGCGATGCAGCTGTGACGGTGATGGGTGGCGTAGCTGGTGGTGAGATAGCCGGCCTCCTCGATCTCGCCGGCGAGGAAGACACGGCTCCACGGTACGAAGACGTCGTCGAACATCACGGCGCCGGTCGACTGGCCGTATTTCGCCGAGAATTTCGCGGCGGGATCGCCCGGCCGCCCGGCCGGGCGCGCCACGATGGTGACGCCCTCGGCATCGCAGGGCACGGCGCAGCAGACGGCGAAATCCTCGTCGCCCTCGGCATGGGTGCGGCACGGCATCACCAGGAATTCATGGACATAGGGCGCGCCGGTGACGATCGCCTTGGTGCCGCGGATGACGATACCGTCGGGCCGGCGCTCCTTGATGTGCACATAGGAATCGCGATTGGCCTGCTCGCCCGGCCGCAGCGAGCGGTCGCCCTTGGCGTCGGTCATGGCGACGCCGCAAGTCAGGTCCTCATCCTGGATGCGATGCATATAGGCCACGAAGCGCTGGTGATAATCGGTGCCATGGTTGGCGTCGGCGCGAACGGTCGCCTGCAGAATGCCGTTGAAGGCGTCATGCGTCAGATAGCGCTGGGCGCAGCCGGAGATCTTGCAGACCAGACGCACAGCCTCGAGCTTGGCGAGCAGATCGCTCGACGAGGCGTCGATATGAAGCATGCGGTTGACAATGCGGCCGGAAGAATCCTGCACCGCCGTCATGATCGGCCGATAGGCCGCCTCATGCACGAGGTCGTAGGTCACGCCGATGCCGTTGATGCCCGGCAGCAGCATGGGCTCGTCGGCGACGCTCTCGACCCTGCGGCCGTTGACGAAGACGCGCGGAGAATAGGCCCGCAAGGATTCACGATAGCCGGCGGCGTCCATCAGCATGCTAGCCTCCTCCCGGTTAGTTGTTGTTCTTAAAATTGAACAGCGTTAGATTTTCGTCAAGAAGCTTGGAGGCGTTCCAGAGTGAGCGAGGGATCCGCAGAGCGGAAACGCGGCCGCTATGCCGCCACAGACGCCAAGCGCGAGGGCATTCTTGCCGCAGCGCGCACGGTGTTCGAGCGCGAGGGACTGGACGGCGCCTCACTGCGGGCGATCGCAGCCGAGGCCGGCTACACGCCGGCGGCGCTCTATTTCCATTTCGACTCGAAAGAGGCGCTCTATGCCGAGGTTCTTGGCCGCTCGATCGCGGCGCTGCAGGCGGCGGTCGATGCGGCGGTCGCGGCTGCCGGCAGCCCGTCGGAGTGCTTCTGCGCCGCCGCGCTCGCCTTCTTCGACTTCTACGCCGAGAACCCGCGCGATCTTGATCTCGGCTTCTACCTGTTCCGTGGCGGCATGCGCCCGCACGGCCTCGGCCGCGAGCGTGACCGGGCCCTGAACGAGGCGCTGGAAGCGACTTTGGCACCGATCCGCGAGGCGGCGCTGGCGCTCGGCGCAGATGAAACGCAGGCCGACTTGATCATGGCCGACGCCTTCGCTCATGCTTCCGGTGTGCTGCTGCTGGCGCATACGCAGCGCATCCGCATGTTCGGCGCCTCGGCGCGCATGCTGATGGAGCGCCATGTCGAAACCGAGCTCGACCGGCTCCAGCGAAGGTGATGCCGATGCATCTGATTAACGCCAAGCGGTCCCGCCTCATCGTCATCGACTTCCAGGCGCGATTGATGCCGGCGATCCATGACGGGCCGCGCCTCCTCGCCAATGCCGGTAGGCTGGTTGCGGCGGCAAAGCTCCTCGAGGTGCCGATCGTGATGACCGAGCAGAATCCAGCCGGCCTCGGCGCGACGGTTCCGGAGCTCGCCGAGGCCGCGTCCGCGATCACCAAGATGAGCTTCGATGCCTGCAGCACGCCGGCTTTCATCGACGCCATCGCCGGCGATGATGACCTCATACTCTGCGGCTGCGAGGCGCATGTCTGCTTCGGCCAGACCGCGCTCTCGCTGCTTGAACACAAGCGCCATGTCTTTGTGGTGCAGGACGCTGTCGGCTCGCGCGTGCCGGAAAGCAAGGAAGTGAGCTTACGCCGGCTGGAGCGAAACGGCGCCGAGATCGTCACCACGGAGGCGGTCGTATTCGAGTGGCTGCGTACAGCCGAGCACCCCCAGTTCCGCGCCGCCCTCGCTCTGATCAAGTGAGTCCGCCCTTGCCTGCGCCCGCCGTCTGGTATTTCGACATCATCTCACCCTTCGCGCACCTCGCGCTGACGCGCCTCGATGCGATCCGTATGCACCGTCCGGTGGTACTGAAGCCGCTCGTCTTCGGCGCAATCCTCAAGGCCTGGGGCCAGCTCGGCCCGGCCGAGATCGCACCCAAGCGCGTCCATACCTATCGCCTCGCCACCCATACGGCGCAGGCGATGGGCGTGCTCTTCCGCTTCCCGCCGGCCCATCCCTTCAACCCGCTCGCCATGTTGCGCCTGCTGACCGCGCTCGACGGCAATGAGGCGGCGGTGACGGCCGCGTTTCGCCTCGTCTGGGGCGAAGGACGCGACGCCAACGAGCCGGCCGTGCTGGAAGCGGTCGCCGATGCCGCCGGCCGCCCCGATGCCCTGGCGCTGATCGCGGAGCAGGAGGTCAAGGACCGCCTGCGCCAGGCGACCGATGAAGCGATCGCCGCCGGCGTCTTCGGCGTGCCGAGCCTGGTGATCGACGGCGAGGTCTTCTGGGGCGCCGACGCGATGGCGATGGCACAGGACTATCTTTCCGATCCCGCCGCCTTCCGAGACGGTGAAATGGCGCGCGTCTCGAG is drawn from Bosea sp. Tri-49 and contains these coding sequences:
- a CDS encoding MarR family winged helix-turn-helix transcriptional regulator, with the translated sequence MSKSPEAPLEALVPFATTLHVRDHCLCLHVQRAARALARLFDEALRPVDLTNQQFSLLMSLNRPEPPPIGPVASLLGMDRTTLTAALKPLERRGLVVVAAGEKDRRSRLLAITPEGIALLARAMPIWQRTHDAVDAQLANVVEPARLRQALLAVS
- a CDS encoding DUF899 domain-containing protein; protein product: MEHHVVPRSEWLEARKALLSREKEFTRLRDQINAERLALPWVKVDKDYVFDTPAGKKTLAELFDGRSQLVIYHFMFGPDWEAGCPGCSFMADHFDGTLAHLNNHDVTLVTVSRAPLAKIEAYKTRMGWSFPWVSSFGSDFNFDYHVSFSREELAKGPVLYNFTQTPAEQAHDELPGTSAFIRNEAGEVFHTYSSYARGGEEMLGTLMILDRAPKGRNESSTLSFIKRHDEYEDQPKAHACCAA
- a CDS encoding acyl-CoA dehydrogenase family protein, coding for MNIHANATHQVLNQARPATGWNAFSDDAVLQGIVTRGAPWVADKAAALGAHAGDAEVQELARLANRHGPELESHDRYGNRIDWIDFHPAWHELMALAFAHEVPSLAWTTKEPNGHLGRAVLSYLWNQIEHGTGCPTGMTYAAFPGLAQPEFALWRQKITSGRYDKRPLPVTQKTGASIGYAMTEKQGGSDLRQTQTTARFLEDTPEGRVYLITGHKWFFSVPQSDGFFTLAQTQSGVSCLFCPGFLPDGNRNRLQIQRLKDKAGNRSNASSEVEFRECLGWLVGEEGAGIKEILSHAHLTRLDFAVGSAGLMRQALTLALNHTQSRKGFGSSLAEQPMMTNILADLAIDSEASTLMAFRVAAATDAMETSEEERHLARVTTPLAKFWNCKRAAAFVVEALECHGGNGFIEENPMARLYREAPLNAIWEGTSNMMCMDVLRAFNREPRTKEAFMNEVGAARGANRALDRWLDRLGDEAAKPRNDDGHGRRLANLMAYALQASELRKHADETVFETFCRSRLDADWGYVFGTLDPSPELAGIVQRATVARG
- a CDS encoding 4-hydroxyphenylacetate 3-hydroxylase family protein, with translation MLMDAAGYRESLRAYSPRVFVNGRRVESVADEPMLLPGINGIGVTYDLVHEAAYRPIMTAVQDSSGRIVNRMLHIDASSSDLLAKLEAVRLVCKISGCAQRYLTHDAFNGILQATVRADANHGTDYHQRFVAYMHRIQDEDLTCGVAMTDAKGDRSLRPGEQANRDSYVHIKERRPDGIVIRGTKAIVTGAPYVHEFLVMPCRTHAEGDEDFAVCCAVPCDAEGVTIVARPAGRPGDPAAKFSAKYGQSTGAVMFDDVFVPWSRVFLAGEIEEAGYLTTSYATHHRHSCIAARAGFGDLLIGAGALMLEANGLDADRHSHVREQLVELITITESFFACGVAASVYCSKDASSVAMPDAVFANIGKLLLATKIYDMHRIAHYVSGGLIVALPGPDEDHNPETSASLAAVLTGRPDIPYEQRAEVARFIEDLTVSKEAGWYSVISLHGGGSPEAMKREIWRNYPVMEKVALVESLLDRGVLADGSRASKQPGRCCVTGCEVPERVTTPEAAE
- a CDS encoding TetR/AcrR family transcriptional regulator, translating into MSEGSAERKRGRYAATDAKREGILAAARTVFEREGLDGASLRAIAAEAGYTPAALYFHFDSKEALYAEVLGRSIAALQAAVDAAVAAAGSPSECFCAAALAFFDFYAENPRDLDLGFYLFRGGMRPHGLGRERDRALNEALEATLAPIREAALALGADETQADLIMADAFAHASGVLLLAHTQRIRMFGASARMLMERHVETELDRLQRR
- a CDS encoding isochorismatase family protein, which encodes MHLINAKRSRLIVIDFQARLMPAIHDGPRLLANAGRLVAAAKLLEVPIVMTEQNPAGLGATVPELAEAASAITKMSFDACSTPAFIDAIAGDDDLILCGCEAHVCFGQTALSLLEHKRHVFVVQDAVGSRVPESKEVSLRRLERNGAEIVTTEAVVFEWLRTAEHPQFRAALALIK
- a CDS encoding 2-hydroxychromene-2-carboxylate isomerase encodes the protein MPAPAVWYFDIISPFAHLALTRLDAIRMHRPVVLKPLVFGAILKAWGQLGPAEIAPKRVHTYRLATHTAQAMGVLFRFPPAHPFNPLAMLRLLTALDGNEAAVTAAFRLVWGEGRDANEPAVLEAVADAAGRPDALALIAEQEVKDRLRQATDEAIAAGVFGVPSLVIDGEVFWGADAMAMAQDYLSDPAAFRDGEMARVSSLPEGIQRQR